The Microbispora sp. ZYX-F-249 genome segment GGGCGAAGGCGTCCTGGGCGCACTCCTCGGCCAGGTCCCAGTCGCCGGTCAGCCGGATCAGCATGGCGACGACACGGCCCCACTCCTCGCGGAACGCCTCCTCGACGACCCGGGTGACGTCGGCGCCGCTCATTCCGGCCAGAACGGCCGCACCTCGATCGCGCCGAACGACGCCACCGGGTGCTTCGAGGCGATCTCGATGGCCTCGTCCAGGTCGGCGCACTCGATGATGTCGAATCCGGCGATCTGCTCCTTGGTCTCGGCGAACGGCCCCTGGGTCACCAGTCCGGCCCGCACCGTCGTGGCGTCGCCGGCGGGGCACAGGCGATGCCCGCCGAGGCGCACGCCGCGGCGCTCGGTCTCCTCGACCCACGCCTCCGGGTCGGCCTGCTCGGGGCTCACCTCGACCGACTCCTCGGCACAGATCAACAGCAGGTACTTCATCGGTTGTCTCCTCCGGGACACGGTGGCCGCCCTGCGCGGCCGCTCTCCTCTACGACGCGATGGTGTCCCGAAATCGACAGCCGGTTCCGCCCGGATGTCGAAAATCCGCCCCGGCGCCGTCGTGCTTGCGGGAGGCGCTCGTCGGAAGGCGCCGTACGGGAAGGCGGGACGCATGTCCGAGGTGGCCCGGGGGGCAGCCGGTCGAGACGGACGGCGAGAGGGCCGGGACCGGAGAGCCGTGCCACGGGCACGAGCGGCGGTGACGGCGGTGTTCGCCGTGAACGGCGCCCTGATCGCCGCGTTCGCGGTCCGTACGCCCTCCCTCAAGATGGACCACGATCTGACGGAGGGACTGCTGGGCCTCCTGAACGCCCTGGCCGGTGTGGCGGCGCTCGCCGCGACGCGGGTCGCCGGGCGACTCGCGGCGCGGATCGGCAGCGCCTGGGTCGTGCGGATCGCCGCGGTCGCCCTTCCCCTCGCCCTGGTCGGGGTGGGCCTCGCCGGCGGGCACGTCCACCTGGCCGCGGCCATGGTCTTCGTCGGAGCCGCGAACGGGCTGCTCGACACGGGCATGAACGCGCAGGCGGTGATGGTCGAACGGGCGGCGCACCGTCCCATCATGAACGGCTGCCACGCGGCATGGAGCATCGGCTCGGTGGCCGGTTCGGTCACCGGCGGGGCCGCGGCGCAGGCGGGCATGTCCCTCACCACGCACTACCTGATCCTGGGGGCGGTCGTGACGACCGTCGCCCTGGTGACGGGCAGATGGCTGCCGGCCGAGGAACCCTCCGCGGAGCACCCGTCCGCGCGTACGGACGACGTGCCCGGACGGCGAGGACGGCGGGCGGGCTGGACGCGCCGCGTCCTGCTTCTCGGCGCGATGGGCGCGGCGGTGCTGGCCTGTGAGGAGGCCGTCATCACCTGGAGCGGGGTGCTCCTGCACGACGATCGGGGCGCTTCACTGGGCGTGGCCTCGCTGGGCCTCGTCGCCTTCACCGCCTGCCAGACGGCGGGACGGCTCGCGGGCGACCGGCTGTCCGCGCGGTACCCGGCACGCGTCCTGGTCCGGGGCGGCACCGCGCTGGCGGCCATCGGCCTGGCGGCGGTGGTCGTGGCCCCCACTCCGGTTTTCGCGGTCGCAGGATTCGCCCTCACCGGTCTCGGGCTGGCCTCACCGCTGCCGCTGATCTTCAGCGCGGCCGGGCACGCGGGCACGGAGGAGGGCGCCACGGGGGCGACCGCCGCGGTGGCCCGGCTCACCACCATGACGTACTCGGCCATGCTGCTCGCTCCGGCGCTGGTCGGCCGGGTCGCACAGGTGCTCGGACTGACCTGGACGCTGGCACTGCTGGTGCCGCTGCTGGTGACCGCGGCCTGGAAGGCCTCGGCGGCGATGCGGATCCCGTCCCGGCCCGATGCCCCGGTCGCTCCCG includes the following:
- a CDS encoding YciI family protein, whose product is MKYLLLICAEESVEVSPEQADPEAWVEETERRGVRLGGHRLCPAGDATTVRAGLVTQGPFAETKEQIAGFDIIECADLDEAIEIASKHPVASFGAIEVRPFWPE
- a CDS encoding MFS transporter is translated as MPRARAAVTAVFAVNGALIAAFAVRTPSLKMDHDLTEGLLGLLNALAGVAALAATRVAGRLAARIGSAWVVRIAAVALPLALVGVGLAGGHVHLAAAMVFVGAANGLLDTGMNAQAVMVERAAHRPIMNGCHAAWSIGSVAGSVTGGAAAQAGMSLTTHYLILGAVVTTVALVTGRWLPAEEPSAEHPSARTDDVPGRRGRRAGWTRRVLLLGAMGAAVLACEEAVITWSGVLLHDDRGASLGVASLGLVAFTACQTAGRLAGDRLSARYPARVLVRGGTALAAIGLAAVVVAPTPVFAVAGFALTGLGLASPLPLIFSAAGHAGTEEGATGATAAVARLTTMTYSAMLLAPALVGRVAQVLGLTWTLALLVPLLVTAAWKASAAMRIPSRPDAPVAPVDAPAASG